AGGCATCATGAGCGTTTTTTGTTTTCTTTTTCCTGCCTTTGGCATGATTACTCTTACTTTTGTCATATTAAAAACTTTTGATTTTTCCTTATTTAGCATCATTAAGGAAATGTTATATATTCCTCTGAGTTCGGATGAAAAATTTCGAGCAAAAGCTTTTATCGATGTTTTTCTCTACCGTTTTGCTAAGGCCTTTGCTTCTTTAATTATCTTGAGTTTACAGGCTATTTTAAGCACGAGTATGCTAACTGTTTTGAATGCAACCATTGTTTTTATCTTTACTATTTGGATAGCAGTAGCTATGTATCATTTGAAAGAAACCGATCTTAGCATAGCATCATGGGAAGTATAAAATGAAGGAAATACAAACCTCTCTACGATCAGAAAAGCTTTTAAATCATTCCATATATAATAAAGGAACAGCATTCACTGTAGAGGAAAGAGATGTATTTCATCTACATGGATTACTGCCCTTTCATGTTTCCACTCTGGAAGAACAAGTAATTCGTCGATATCAGAATTTCCTGGCTCAAAAAAATCAACTCTCTAAATATACGTTCTTATCGTCTTTGCAAGATCGCAATGAGGTGCTCTTTTATCGACTAGTATTGAATCATATCTCTGAAATGCTGCCCTTTATCTATACTCCAACAATAGGGGAGGTGTCGCTGCAGTTTAGCAGTTTGTACTACCAACACCGTGGAATGTATATCTCTTATGCGCTTCAGGATAAAATAGAAGAGATTATGGCAAATCTTTCTCAAAAAGAACTAGATGTTGTTGTTGTAACAGATGGAGAACGCATTCTAGGTCTAGGAGATTTAGGCGTAGGAGGTATGGCAATTCCTCAAGGAAAGCTTTCTTTATATACCTTATTTGGAGGTATTCATCCTTTAAGGACTCTACCTGTTCTTTTAGATGTAGGAACCAATAATCAAACCCTTTTAAACGATCCTCTCTATTTAGGTTGGCGCCATCCTAGAATTTCAGATGATTTGTATTACGATTTTATCGATCGATTTGTTAGGGCTTTAAAAAAACGATTTCCTAAGGTTTTATTGCAATGGGAAGATTTTTCTAAAACACACGCAAAACCTTTATTGGAAAAATATCAAGGTGTACTTTGCTCGTTTAATGATGATATTCAGGGAACAGCTGCCGTTACTCTATCAGCTCTTTTATCTGCTATTCAAGGATCTCTTCTCTCAGAACAAAAAATCGTGGTATTTGGAGCTGGATCAGCTGGGCTTGGGATTTCTTATCTGATTGTAAAAGCCATGCAAGAAGAGGGTTGTAGTGAGCAAAGAGCACAAGAAAACTTTTATATGATAGACAGACAAGGGTTAATCCACACAGAATTATCCAATCTAGATAGCGAGCAAAAAAAATTTGCTCGTGATTATCAAAGTCTACGAAAATGGGAATTGAATTCTTTTCCTATTTCTTTGTTAGAAGTCATTAAACAGGTAAAACCAACCATTCTCATCGGAGTTTCTGCTCAAGCAAAAGCCTTTACAAAAGAGATTGTAACAGAAATGGGAAAATATGTAGAGAACCCGATTATTTTCCCCCTATCTAATCCAAATTCTCGCTCAGAAGCAACACCTGAAGAACTTCTACACTGGACTAAAGGCAGAGCTATTATCGCAACGGGTAGCCCCTTCGAGAATGTGGATTACGATAGTAAACAATACACCATTGCACAATGTAATAATGTCTATATTTTTCCAGGCATCGGTCTAGGGGCTATTGCAGCTAAGATTCCTAAGATCACTGATGAAATGTTTATTCAAGCAGCTTATGTATTATCAAAACACTCCCTCTTCCCAGATCTATTCCCGCCTCTTAAGCTCTTAAGAGAGGTGAGTCGTGAGATTGCTATAGCAGTTATTGCTGTAGCAGAAAATCAGGAATTAATCCCTCCCATGACAAAAGAGATAAGAGAAAAACTTGTGGATCAAACCATTTGGTTTCCTTCCTATCCTACTTACAGCTTCAAACAAGAATAGTTTTATTTTTTTAAGAAGTGTTTTAAAGCTTCCGTATAATTGGGTTCCTGGGTAACTTCTGGTACAAGCTCCGTATAAATAACCGTGTCATTTTCATCTAGAACAACGATGGCTCTTGCACACAAGCTAGCAAGAGGTCCATCTAGCATTAAAATTCCATACGATTGAGCAAAATCTTTAGACCCCATCATCGAAAGACAAACAATGGTATCTACTTCTTCTGCATGGCAAAAACGGCTTTGTGCAAAAGGCAAGTCTGCAGAAATATTCAAAACCACTCCCGATTCGGGATTTGCTTTTATGACTTGATTGAGTTTTTTAGCAGATAAAGAGCAAACAGCTGTATCTAAACTTGGTACTATAGAAATTAATTTACGCTTACCTGAATAATCCTTTAAGGAGCGTTTTTTTAAATCCTTATCTATTAAAACAAAATCTGGTGCTTGTATCCCTAATCTAGGCAATGAACCACTTATATGAATAGGGGATCCCTTAAAGGTAACTTCCATGAATGGCTCTTTTTTTAAATTAAAAACTTTTACTGTTAAGTTTAGTCAAAAACCTTTTTTGCTAATACACTTTTTTCTCCTTCAGAATGAACTACAAGAATCGCACAACAATGAGTTAAAAATTTAAATAAAATTGACTATAACCAATTTTGGTCATATAACTTTTGAGAAATAAAGAAAAAAAGGAGATTTAAAAATAATAATGAAAGAGCAGGTCATCTTAATTGTCAGTCTTTTCAAGTTTGAAGTGCACAGAAGAATTAAAAAAAGAATAGGCAGGCGATGAAAGAATCTCTATTGTGATTTTTAACAATCAAACACAAGGAGAGACCTTGCCTAAAGGCTACCATCACCTAACCTATGACCAAAGATGTCAGATTTATATTTTAAAAGCTAGAGGAGATACATCTAGCTCAATAGCAAACATTCTAAAAGTTCATCATAGCACTATTAGTAGGGAACTTAAGAGAAATAAAGGGCAACGAGGATACCGTCATCAGCAAGCTCAAGAAAAAGCATTTCTTAGAAAAAATTCTCAGCCCAATAAAAAAATGACTCCTCAAATAGTTACCCGTATTGAAGAAAAAATCAAGTTGCAATGGAGCCCTATACAAATATCCGGATGGCTTAAAAGACATGGTAAAGAACATGTTA
This is a stretch of genomic DNA from Candidatus Rhabdochlamydia oedothoracis. It encodes these proteins:
- a CDS encoding NAD-dependent malic enzyme; this encodes MKEIQTSLRSEKLLNHSIYNKGTAFTVEERDVFHLHGLLPFHVSTLEEQVIRRYQNFLAQKNQLSKYTFLSSLQDRNEVLFYRLVLNHISEMLPFIYTPTIGEVSLQFSSLYYQHRGMYISYALQDKIEEIMANLSQKELDVVVVTDGERILGLGDLGVGGMAIPQGKLSLYTLFGGIHPLRTLPVLLDVGTNNQTLLNDPLYLGWRHPRISDDLYYDFIDRFVRALKKRFPKVLLQWEDFSKTHAKPLLEKYQGVLCSFNDDIQGTAAVTLSALLSAIQGSLLSEQKIVVFGAGSAGLGISYLIVKAMQEEGCSEQRAQENFYMIDRQGLIHTELSNLDSEQKKFARDYQSLRKWELNSFPISLLEVIKQVKPTILIGVSAQAKAFTKEIVTEMGKYVENPIIFPLSNPNSRSEATPEELLHWTKGRAIIATGSPFENVDYDSKQYTIAQCNNVYIFPGIGLGAIAAKIPKITDEMFIQAAYVLSKHSLFPDLFPPLKLLREVSREIAIAVIAVAENQELIPPMTKEIREKLVDQTIWFPSYPTYSFKQE
- the tpx gene encoding thiol peroxidase, with protein sequence MEVTFKGSPIHISGSLPRLGIQAPDFVLIDKDLKKRSLKDYSGKRKLISIVPSLDTAVCSLSAKKLNQVIKANPESGVVLNISADLPFAQSRFCHAEEVDTIVCLSMMGSKDFAQSYGILMLDGPLASLCARAIVVLDENDTVIYTELVPEVTQEPNYTEALKHFLKK